A window of the Desulfobacula toluolica Tol2 genome harbors these coding sequences:
- a CDS encoding DUF2162 family putative transporter, producing the protein MELKSLILGLFLSTGAFAVKSGGGLSYVFLQAPGRTRQLLTTLLFMAGYGIVFAVAAAVLLNVDLMAHIDLLQAFFKSGMTLHLLLALLLLVWGGNLIKNCHEKQTSTRGWIPLVVPCPVCFVVILLSCSFVSAIYPDNSVVFFALYAGFILISLVVAFTVRRLVTNQGAAKSFLGRLMLYIAVYFILSVIVIPQFADLDKIYRISFTDSMFELSREKIILLILSISALITGFINPLKRE; encoded by the coding sequence ATGGAACTTAAATCGCTGATATTGGGCCTGTTTCTATCAACCGGGGCTTTTGCCGTTAAAAGCGGTGGAGGGCTATCTTATGTTTTTCTGCAGGCGCCCGGCAGAACAAGACAACTTCTGACAACCCTGCTGTTCATGGCAGGGTACGGCATTGTCTTTGCCGTTGCTGCTGCTGTTTTGCTGAACGTCGATCTGATGGCGCATATTGATCTGCTGCAGGCGTTTTTCAAGAGCGGGATGACCCTTCATCTCCTTTTAGCCTTGTTGCTGTTGGTTTGGGGGGGCAATCTGATAAAGAACTGCCATGAAAAACAAACATCCACCAGGGGATGGATTCCCCTGGTGGTGCCCTGTCCGGTCTGTTTTGTCGTCATCCTTTTATCCTGTAGTTTTGTCAGTGCTATTTATCCGGATAATTCCGTGGTTTTTTTCGCTCTCTATGCAGGCTTTATTCTGATCAGCCTGGTTGTGGCGTTCACTGTCAGACGCCTGGTCACTAACCAGGGAGCTGCCAAATCATTTCTGGGCAGGCTGATGCTTTATATTGCCGTTTACTTTATTCTTTCGGTCATTGTGATTCCACAATTTGCCGATTTGGATAAAATTTACAGGATATCTTTCACAGACAGTATGTTTGAGCTGTCCCGGGAGAAAATCATCCTGCTCATCCTGAGCATAAGCGCCTTGATTACAGGCTTTATTAACCCTTTAAAAAGAGAATAA